GAACTCATCAAAATTAGGTATCAAAATATCATACTTGACACAAAATGCAGACACATTCTCGATAAGTGAATCCCATCCTTCATTCCTTAAATCTTGCAATCGTTTCTTCACCACTTTAACAAGTAGAATGGCATTTGCAATAtcttgttctttcttttgtaaaaaCTCATTAACTCATTTGTGATCGCTAAAATATCTCTCATTAAATGCAATATGAAAGCAATCTCAAATGTTTGACAAACTTTAAGATATCCGGTTGCCTTAGCTTTTTCTTCAACAGATTCAGAATCAACAACAATAGTATCAAGAACATCAGTAATAGAGCCAAACATACTAATGAAATTGTTAAAAGATTTGTAATGTGAACCCCACCGAGTATTGGCAGCTCTAGCAAGACCAAGTTCTTGATTCAATCCCTTACCACTTTCAACCTCACCCATATCAAGTGCCACTTGAACTTTTTTTGCTTGAGATTCTCAAAGTTCATCCATACGTTTAAAAGAACCTCCCACTACATTTAAGACATTAGAAACCAACAATACAAGTTCTCCAACTTGAAGGCATTTTTTAGATACCCTAACAAGAGTTAACTGAAGTTGGTGAGCAAAACAATGAATTGCATGAGCTGATTTACTTTGTTGTTGAATCAAAACTTTAAGGCCACTTAAACGCCCTTGCATGTTGCTAGCTCCATCATAGCATTGCCCCCGTataaaagataaactcaaaGAATGTTGCGCAAGATAGTTAACAATAGCTTCTTTCAAACATAAAGCACTAGTATCATGAACATGAATAATTCCTATGAACCTTTCCACCACATACCCCTTTCTATCAACATAACGCAAAATAATTGTCATTTGCTCCTTACGTGATATATCACAAGATTCATCAACTAACAATGAAAAATAGTCACCGTTTAGATCCTCCATAATAGCTTTAATGTTTCAAGCTTACATGCAGTGACTAtatctttttgaattttatgagaaGTCATCTAGTCATTTTTTGGAGCCTTTTTCAACACAAGTTCATCAATTTTATCACACCGTTTCGCATACCATGAAAGAATTTCAAGAAAGTTACCTTTGTTTAGCGATGATTCATCTTCATGATGTCCACGAAATGCCAATCCTTGATTCAAGAGAAGTCTCACCACTTCAATTGAAGTCTTTAAGTGAATTTTGTGCTCAAgcttggtttgatttgatagcTTAACAAATGCGGCTTGAATTGATTGTTCTTGTCGCATTAGATCTTCACACTTCTTCTTTGTCTGATTGTGAACACTGTTTGACTTACCAATATGCGTATctaatcttttctttttgtgcCAACTCCTGAACCCTATACTTGAAAATGTTTCACCTCCACCTTGATGAATGCTTTCATCTTGAAATAAATAACAACACAAACAATAAGCTGCATCTTCAGTCACACTATACTCCAACCAatcatgatattttttaaaccatTTGCGATTAAAACGGCGTTTTAATCCAAAAAGATCACTTTGAGGAAACTCGCGAATTCGAGGTTGATGAGGACCTCTTTGGATATATGCTCGTCTAATCTCATCACGTTCATCCGGATGATAGTCTCGAATGGGTATTCTTTTCTTTGGATCTGCCGGTAAAGAATCCAAATCTACCCCTTGTTTCAATCTTTTAGCGGAATGATGAGTTTCTTCTAATTGGTTCAAGTTTTCTTCCACTTGAGGAGCATTTTGAGCGGATGAACTTGATTGTGGCAACTTGGAGGATATAGGAGAGAAAAATCTCTTCATTTGATATTCAACTTGTATTACcaaattaaaattctaattaGAAAGTAACTAAACAAAGCGTTGTTAAATAAATGGAATTTCAATTAAATGATCTTGCAATTTGCATTGCTTAACTTTAATAAATTGCAATAGCATCTTATTAACTTGACATTACTATGTCGAAAGCATTCTCCTCAAGTTAGAtcaataaaacaaaagactACAATTTAGACAATGCCCTTTTATGAGGCTAACATCATACATATCTAACTATACTAAACAATGTTaatacatttgaaaaaaaattacattgactTATGAATATTGAGACGGTAAATAACAAGATGGACGAAAAACTAGGCTTCAATATaaactaagaaaataaaagaatattatgaatgatttctcttcattcaacatttaacaaataaaaataaaatattaaacaaaataattataacctTAATTTCATAATCGAATACATAGAAATAtacctaatattatttgtaattttttgttgattttagaaTGATAAGGGATTTTttagttgaagaaataaaaaataaccacaataatcatatatgtatatataaagactAGAATCAAGAGCGAAAAACGTACTTGTGCGAGATTTGAGAGATGAGGAGAGTTTTTTtccttcaacaaaaaaatatactcaaAATTTTGGGGGGAAAAGTAAGAGAGGTTCAAGAAGATttcaacaaagaagaagataaaagagTTTTTAGAATTGAGAATAATAGGGATTAGTGCCTTTTtggttgagttttttttttaaaaaaaaaaaaaactaaaaacaaaaaggaCAAATGTTGTTGACTATTGGacttttaaatgtaaaagtaaaaagttattcTACTTTTTATAGTCCCTAAGTAACTAAAAGGACAAAAGTTACACCTACTTTGAGGACAAAAcgtgtgttgaagtttatatatataaaaaaacgaattaaaactaaaatgtggCTATAGGGATTTGATCCCGGGTTGGCTGGGAAAATTGAACCTCCTCAACCACTCGGCTAAGCTTCAAACTTGTACTAGtgggttcaaaatttaatatatacatataaaattttaaaactgattaaatatacatatatatacagtgTTATTTTTCAACGAAGTGggttcatatatatatgaaccCACTTGAACCACTGTAGGTCCGCCCCTGATGTAGACAAGCATTGTAACATTGAAGATTAGTAATGCCACACTTGGTAATACAAGCGTTTGCACATCTTTGAACATCAGATAATCCTTTTGCATCTAATACCATCatcaataatattataataacaaAACTTAATCCCAACTTTATCATAAACTTCATAATATAAGTTGATCCCAACTTTTGTTTAGTAGTAGTAATAATTGCAAGAATTCTTAGATAAAGAGATTAGGGTTAAGCTGGTCTATTTAAGCTATAAGATTATGGAAAGCAGCGTGAGCAAATCTCCATCTCACTGCATCATATTACATTAcactaagaatattttttagcggtaattaattaacgacaatGGATAAAAGCTTAGTTGTTGTTAAATACTTTATTTTTAGAGGCCATTAGCTAGGGGTGtgtatcggtcggttcggttcggttataagtattatcggttcggtttatcggttttcggtttttaaatatgctaaaccgataaccaaaccaataagatatttgttatcggtttttggtttatCGGTTTTAGGTCTTTaatggttcggttttcggtttaaccaataagaaaatgctttcaaaacaaatatatgacttatcCAATAATTTGACGCGATACGCATACATCGAAATAATTATTCCAAACGGGACAACAAGGACCAACTTGTTGTATTTTGGTCATCACAACAAAGACTTGGTTAATTTTCGATcaccataatatatataaaacgaGGTCCCCATTATGCAATAAAGAGAATCAaataaaaccaaataaaaagacaaaagtCAAAACAGTAGCAAATGAGGCCATGCTTATGGTAACTAAATGAAGTTCTTacgttatttaaaaaaaaaaaacacacacacacacaatttGAATTCCTAACGTTAATCAAATTGCAGATATTTACAATCGTGCAAAAGCTAAAATTAgtcaattataaactaactaaagtaaataagtaatactaaaaGGTAAAACCTAAAGgttaaataactaaaagtagAGAGAAGAGTTAATTGTTAAGCAGTGTTAATTATTGCGTAgggttttatatatttagtctaatatactactaattatattaatatttttttaatatattatatatatgtataactaaaaattaaaatagtaaattattatattcttaatgggttatcggttaacccaataacccaatattaaaaaccaataacgaaccgataacccaataatttttttttgtaaaaccatTAAATTACCGTTatcccaataacccaataacaataaaccaataacacttttttcggttcggtttttgcaAACACCCCTACAATTAGCTAGGAGTCTCTGTAAATGTCCATAAAGTCTATAGCGATATTGGACCTAATGATAGTTAACTAATGTTGGTAAAGgctttaacactctttgttatTGCATATTTATTGTCGctaaatattgttttattattgtAGTGTTAATTAATTGGATAATTTCAGTATTTCACACTAATCTCCCTTATCTTTGTGATATTATGTTTATCTCTCTgaaattatctcttaattagTTATGTATACTTCAAGTTACCCCATGCCCACCACCCGGTtgccatttttatttttgtggatCTCTTTTCTCTTGTTCTTATCCTATATGTGAAAAACAAAGTGTCCCTCGTTGATTAAGGAATTAGCTTCTTATATTGAATTGTCTATTATTAGTTTGTAAATAGCTAGTGAAAGAGAGTGATCTTACGCACACAAGAAATGGACTTGCAAGACAAGACAAATTGATTGCGTGTCCCTTGCATGCAAAATATATGTGTCTATTGCAATATGTAATCCAAGGAAATACGAAGAACGACGAAGACGTGATACATTATATTGGATTGAGGTGGATGAAATAGATGCTCGCAAGTTGCATGTATCCAGTACTGTCCTTTCTTATGCATTGATTTAATTCCTCTTATTGTTTCTATTACTTTGGTTATTCTTTGTATTTGTATTGTCGATACTAGGGATATTCCCTTGCTCATGTTCAATTACTATCACTAGAAAGATACACATTACCCAACTATCTCTAAAGGGAAGTATGCGCTCCATGGTAGCCTTTGAAGACTTTTTTTCTCTTGGCGTAGGTTAGTGCTTTAACGTACGTCGGACTGAAAAATGCCTCGAGGGCGGAAGAAGAAGGTGGTTCTAGAAATGACTGGTGAACGAAGCAAGAGGGACTCAATGACTCTGAATGCTGAGCTACCAACAGTGAGTGTGGAGGGGGGGAGGGCCTGGAGAACTGGCAACCGCTCTCGATGAAGAAGACTCCAGAGACGGGATGCAGCAAGATAGATTTAGGGCATGTGAATGCTATTAATGTGAAATCTACAAATATAGAAGGACATTCGATTAGACAACTGACACCGAGGAAACTGGAGCTCAATCTCAATATTGAGAAACCCCAAAGGTGGAGTAATATGTTTTCTAGTAACAAGTTAGCAGCAAGAGGTACAACATTAGGGTTTATCCCTCCTAATATCCAGAATGGTGAATCATTTGCGGCCTTAAAACATCAGTGGACAATGAAATAGCAAAATGGAAGTCGACACTCATACTTTACATAATGGGAGAATCACCTACATTTGCAGCTCTGGAGCGTTTCATGGCGGCTCAATGGAACTTTGTTGCCAAACCCAAGGCCTTCTACCACAATGATGggtatttttttattacattttgTAGTATGCATGACAGGGATAATGTATTGTCTTCAGGACCATATATGTTCAGGAATAAGCCAATGATCCCTAAAATGTGGACACCAGAATCTGATTTTGGAAAGGAGATTTTGCAAACAATCCCATTGTGGGTTAAATATCCTAACCTACCATTAAGTTGTTGGGGAGCTGACTCGCTGAGTAGAATAAGCAGTGTCCTGGGGACTCCTCTATTTGCGGATGAATGTACAAGCAAAATTGAGCATATCTCTTTTGGCCGAGTGCTAATTGAAATTGATGTCACTAGGGACTTGAAGAGAAACACTACAGTTCTGGATCCCAATGGCCGTACATTTGAACAAAAAGTAGAGTACGATTGTGAACCAGTGTACTGCGCAAAATGCTTAGTAGTGGGGCATAAATGTTCACCTGTGATTGCTAGTAAAACAAATCCAATAGCTGCTAAACCAAGGGCTCCAAAGTTGAAGCAAGTGTGGCACAACAAAGAGAGAACTATTGTACCTGACACTATGTAATGGCCTTGATAATCGGGTGGGAAAGCCAAGCAACCAGATTTGTATGGAACTGCAGTCCAATGAGCAAAATGACCAGGGGTTACTAAATCCAAGCAACCAGGACAATACTAATTAGGAAGTGACGCCATGGCAACTAGTGACAGATAAATCTGGTAGTAAAGGCTCACACTATGTGGACAAAGCTACCAAGATCACAAAGGGTACTTTCAGCTCACTAACGGATAGGGGAGATATGTACCAAAGCTATTATGATATACAGGGGCAGCGGAGAGATATGATGGAGCCTGGAGGGTGCCAAGTCAATACACCCCAATGAAGATTACCTCTTGGAATGTTAGAGGCCTAAATGGGGTCTATAAGCAGAAGGAGTTAAAGAATTTTTTGAATAGTAAGGATATTGTTCTTGTAGCTGTAATCGAGCATAGATTTAAGGTAAATAGGATCCCAACGATCATGAAGAAAATTGCTAATAGGTGGATATGGTGTGATAACTCGAATTATAGCAATAAGGGtagaattttaatttgttgggaTCCAAATAGAATCAGTTTCGCAGTCCATCATATGACTGCACAACTGATTCATGGGAGTATTGAGATTAATAGGTTGAATATCAATTTTGATTTTACAGTTGTATATGAATTGCACACTATAACTGAAAGGAAACCTTTATAGGATAAGCTAAGAAGTATACATAGCACATGCCAAGGGCCTTGGCTAGTTATGGGGGATTATAATGTTGTTGCGAGTATAAATGACAGGCTTGTTGGGAGTCCTGTATTAGAGGTTGAAATGGCTGACTTTAAAGAATATCTACATGACACTGGAACGGTAGATTTAAAGCAGGTTGGTCGTAATTTTACATGGACCAATTCCCGAGTTAACTCAGATTTGATGCATCACATGACTCAAATTGAGGTA
This genomic stretch from Solanum stenotomum isolate F172 chromosome 10, ASM1918654v1, whole genome shotgun sequence harbors:
- the LOC125843104 gene encoding uncharacterized protein LOC125843104; translation: MGEVESGKGLNQELGLARAANTRWGSHYKSFNNFISMFGSITDVLDTIVVDSESVEEKAKATGYLKKEQDIANAILLVKVVKKRLQDLRNEGWDSLIENVSAFCVKYDILIPNFDEFYVNFGRSRCKVAEYTISHHYRVEVFFKIIDWQLQELNDRFNEVRTDLLIGVACLNPVDSFSSFDIKNILRMTELYPDDFGETVMVTLRNQLETYIVDVRDVDKRFSC
- the LOC125843105 gene encoding uncharacterized protein LOC125843105; the protein is MGESPTFAALERFMAAQWNFVAKPKAFYHNDGYFFITFCSMHDRDNVLSSGPYMFRNKPMIPKMWTPESDFGKEILQTIPLWVKYPNLPLSCWGADSLSRISSVLGTPLFADECTSKIEHISFGRVLIEIDVTRDLKRNTTVLDPNGRTFEQKVEYDCEPVYCAKCLVVGHKCSPVIASKTNPIAAKPRAPKLKQVWHNKERTIVPDTM